The nucleotide sequence TGCTGGGCGCAGAACAGTTTGTCGATCGTATCCCAACAAAAGTATTTTCACCCATGCATTTCGGGGAAGATTATGCAAGTGCCGCTGCTTTTACAAATTATGGCAAAAAGAAAGACGTTCAGGTTATTCGCTGGAGTCATCGGGGAGAAAGCTTCGAATTATAATCCCAACGATATTACAAGACAAACGAATATAATAAAGGCTTCATCGGGCATTTGCCCGATGAAGCCTTTCATCCTAAAGATCAAAACAAACTTATTTCGCACAAACAACCGTTCCATCCGCATTGAAGGTAACGGTTTTATGCGTTTTATCCAATCTCATAAATACCTTGTATTGAATACTTGCATCAGCAAGGGTAAGCTGCTCAATACGATTCATGATTTTGTAAGTTGAATAGTTGGCTGTAACAGCATCAGATACCGCTGTTGGCACACTGGTGTAAAGAGCTCTCACGGCTTTCATCAGGAAAGCATAAGAAGATGCATCAAACACTAGTTTGACAGGCTCCGTATTTGTCTTACAAACCATCACTTCTATTACAGCGCCTGCACACAAAGTATCATTTTCAGCGTGAATTACAGTATAACCGGAATAGTTGGCTGTAATGTAATCATTGATCAGGATCGGTAATGAATCCACGGCAATAGCGGTGGAGCCGTGAATCTTTTTATCACATTTAAGACCATCTTTCCCACCATGATGTTCGATATCGCCATGACCGCCGGGACCTGGTCTAAATCCACCGATAGAATCACGGGAATGT is from Parabacteroides sp. FAFU027 and encodes:
- a CDS encoding PepSY-like domain-containing protein produces the protein MKKFLIPVIALAAFITSCSQDGAPSSQSGVSTEASNVVTAYVANNYPATSVTAMTASSSGTIVTLSTGEQITITANGKALGYTNNKCSGLSVDSLDRHSRDSIGGFRPGPGGHGDIEHHGGKDGLKCDKKIHGSTAIAVDSLPILINDYITANYSGYTVIHAENDTLCAGAVIEVMVCKTNTEPVKLVFDASSYAFLMKAVRALYTSVPTAVSDAVTANYSTYKIMNRIEQLTLADASIQYKVFMRLDKTHKTVTFNADGTVVCAK